A single region of the Montipora capricornis isolate CH-2021 chromosome 13, ASM3666992v2, whole genome shotgun sequence genome encodes:
- the LOC138028630 gene encoding three prime repair exonuclease 2-like — protein sequence MNSFPKFTSYRVIVHVLRSIATKRTMIGTSKFSSFIFLDMETTGLQKPVEITEISMIAVQRKLILKSSETKTIPRILDKFTACVRPAKEIECFAASMTGLSNEDLENKKGFDIELGKIVQSFVMRQPQPACLIAHNGDSFDFKILVSHLQTVGLRLPDSVECSDSLKAFRKQHMENEEDSNCVDGVISRGKRKRFSHSLTNLYNTFVGGEFENAHRAEGDALALLKLVVHKPDVLEYIENGAHKLFCHQSQANGENSTKKQEQALDEECINQVQDEYLSQLEKEGLL from the coding sequence ATGAATTCTTTCCCGAAATTTACGTCTTATCGTGTCATAGTACATGTATTGCGATCCATAGCCACAAAAAGGACGATGATAGGTACCTCCAAGTTTTCCTCATTTATTTTCCTTGACATGGAAACCACTGGATTGCAAAAACCCGTGGAGATTACCGAAATTAGCATGATAGCTGTCCAACGAAAACTAATCTTAAAAAGCTCTGAGACCAAAACTATTCCTCGAATACTCGATAAATTTACGGCTTGTGTTCGTCCTGCTAAAGAGATTGAGTGCTTTGCTGCATCGATGACTGGGCTATCAAACGAAGATCTCGAAAACAAGAAGGGTTTCGACATCGAACTCGGGAAAATCGTTCAATCGTTTGTTATGAGACAACCTCAACCGGCCTGTTTAATAGCTCACAATGGTGATAGTTTCGACTTCAAAATTCTAGTTTCTCACTTACAAACTGTTGGACTAAGATTGCCTGACAGCGTCGAATGCTCTGACTCTCTGAAAGCTTTCAGGAAACAACACATGGAAAACGAGGAGGATTCAAATTGTGTTGACGGTGTAATTTCGCGTGGTAAAAGGAAACGATTTTCACACTCTTTAACTAACTTATACAATACTTTTGTTGGAGGAGAATTTGAGAATGCACACAGAGCCGAAGGGGACGCTTTGGCTTTGCTTAAACTGGTTGTTCACAAACCAGATGTTTTGGAATATATAGAGAATGGTGCACACAAACTGTTTTGTCATCAGAGTCAAGCAAATGGAGAAAACTCTACAAAGAAACAAGAGCAGGCGTTGGATGAAGAGTGTATCAACCAGGTCCAAGATGAATACTTGTCACAGTTAGAGAAGGAAGGGCTTCTCTGA